The sequence CAGCCTTAGAATATTGTTCTTTGATTCTGCATCTTGTAAAATTTCAATAAGCATCTAGGACTTCATAGCTTTTGTACTAGGCTTGGCTTAAAGTTTCAGGGATAACCTACACATTTTTTGTCCTTTGCTTTTAGAGCCCACAATAATTGTTTTGCAATAGATGGAGCTGTAGTGTATTTCCTGAGAATGAGTGAATGATAAACGTTATAACATTATAGAGCAGCAAGAAGAGCAGGTTCGTGCAGAATATAACAGAGGCAGTCTTCTAATACCATGAAAAGATTAGCAAACATCATTCTAAAGTATCCTCGGATCAGTATTTTCTATGTTTGGGGTTATGTTGTTCACTGCATGCTTTAAAAAAATAAGTTAATAGCTTTAAAAGGTCAAAAGTCTTAAAGCTTTTGAGTCATCCGAAATTGATTAAATTATGTGTGGAATTGATTTCATGAACTTCCTTTATTTGTCAACACATGGTAAATGTAATTCTGAAACAAGAAATCCATTTTTTCCTCTATGGTTTTTACATTCGCTGGAAGGCACACTAAAACTCTTGCCCATCAGATGGCTTGTTTATTTGGTTGGGTCAAAATCCTCAGTGAGGCCAATGGGCTCAAGGAATTAGTATTGTTCAATTCTTAGCAAAGTGTATATACTGTTCGGATACttgaaaattttcctttttgaggttttttttgtggggggggggggggaggtaaAGGTAGTTTCTTTAGAGAGGTGGAAATACACATTAGTTTTCCTCGATTTCTTCTACAAAAGTGTACTTAGTTACATTTTGTATGTGACCTTTAATTTTAAGCAGTCCTACCTATTAAATTATGCAATATATTTTCACGTATAGAATAGCATATTTTGTGCACATAACAATGCCATTATCCATTATGCATGTAGACAGGTTTCTATGGCTTTATACATTTGTTCATGCTTTTCATGATCATGTCTTCTATGCAGCTAAAACTTCTAACAAACTGTCTAATATCTGTTTCTTGACTGCAATTCTTCTCCAGGAAACTATGTGTACTGAAACACGGGGGTGATTCAATTCTTCTTTGTCACAGATATTAAAGCTGGACTAAAGCATCTACAGACTGGACTCTATCCTGTAGTTAGATATGCAGactaagaaaaaattaaatggaagaaatcccCGAGAGCTGGCTAGTCCAAAGGTTTCAAGACAGCAGCGGAAGATGTCCGAGAATGTGCAAACTCAGGCAAAGCAAGTTAAGGAACTTATAACATCTACAGTGAGGAAGCAAAAATCAGGTAAGTATTATATGGAACCCATCCTATGAGGACAGAgtaatttgatttatttaatCTTTAGCTTAAGATGCTCGTGTAACGTGATATTTGGGGCATATATCTGAAAAATTAGCAAGGTTTGTAGCTCTTTATGTCTTTCAAGCTTCAACAGTATCTGTCTATAAATTTTTGCATATACATATTACCAAGTCAAAGAGCTTCTAGTTCAAAGTGCTTGTGATGTGGTAATGGTCTAATCAAACGTTTTTCATATTTATGTCGGTAAATGCTTCTTGCTTTCTTTTGGTGTTTTGCCTATATTATTCTTTGATCTCAGTTGCCACTGTAGAATGTTAGACTGTTCTCTCATAGAAATTTACCATCTAACAAGAATCAAAATCTAAAATGGCACAAGTTGGACCTATGTTCTAGCATTGAAATGATTTGCCATATGCTTTCACCATTCTGAGTATCTCTCTGTGTGCTTCTCTTCTCCTCTGGAACAATCACTGGATTATGGTGCGGGATTTGACCTTTGATTGTCCTAGTTGAAGCATATAGTGTTTTCCCAGTTAATTGTGATTAGCTTCTTTCCTGTTGACTCTACTACCTATTTATTTCATATAGTCCTGGAAGAGCACTTTATTTATCTGTGGCAACTTACCTTACATTTACCATATTTGGGTGTTTAGGAAGCAATTTCTTGAAAAAGATTGAGAATTATGTTGCTGCTACAGATCTGGATGTAAGATTTGGATTGGTGTCTGATGACACTTCTGCTGCTTCAGACGCACATGATGCTGTTCATGAATATAATACTATTACTATTAATAAGGTAACAATTTACATTTGCTTCATGTGGTATTGTTGGGAGTCTTAACTCACATTGTTAATATAGATACTTTGAGGTGAGAATTGCACTAGAATGGTTTGTTGTTGGATATTATCTTATTGTTTTTCTTAATGTAGGACTATAATGTTGAAACTGATAGTTGCACAAATGATACTATATTTTCTCCTACCTTCCATATATCCAGAACTATTGGAGGGGAAATTTCTAACAGAGGTAAGTAGATGCTTTGGCAGTAAAGTGTTGAGTAGGTCTGTGAACTAATGTTCTGATTTATTGTATATCATTCAAAATCCGGTCACATTTTTTCCTCAGCAGACATACCCAAATTCATTGAGCAAGCAGACCAGCCATTGCAGGAGCCTGGAAAGGAAAATATGGAAGTTGATCTGCTGACAAGTCATTTTGTGCTGGACGAGGCTACCGGTATGGTTTATTATGTGATAGTACATGTGCTGGTTATGTCAGACAGGATAGTCATTATTAATCAAAATTGAGATATGCCTTCTAATGTGTTCTTCAATTGCTAATTATGTGTTGGCTGTTGTGCAGATATAGGGGGCCAGCATATCTCCTCTGAAGTTTCAGCTGTGCATCTCTCTATTAAAGATTCAAAACTGGAATGCATTGATGAATTTAATCAATTTCAGTTGCCTGCTGATGTTAGTATGGAGGAAGAGGAAACTGAAGAGTTTGATGACTTTGATCCATATTTTTTCATAAAGAATTTACCAGACTTGTACTCAGTTGTTCCAACATTTCGGCCTGTGCTATTGCCTAAACAAACACGGAGTTGCCCATCAACCACTCTTGTTTTGGACTTGGATGGTATTGCAGTCTATATACCTAATGCTAaattaatttcttcttctttggtaGTGGTCTGTTCCAGTAATGTTCAGCTTTGAAGGAAAAGGAATGTTTTAGCACATATCTCGAGAGTAAAATGGTATTCAGTTATTTTTCTCTAGACAGTTGTGTCCTTTTCTCCTTGGATGTTAGTGATCCATAATATTCTTCAATCTATATATCAACTCTTCTCTTAAGAATCTTGCTGAGTCAAAACAAGACATTTGGTCACGGATGAACACAATAACATatctatacacacacacacagagtgaTGGAACCTTTATAACTTTTGCTTTGCTTCTTTCACCCTTGGATTTGTTGTTGGCCTTCATTCTGCACTTTTTGTAGCTGGAGATTCTCTATGATAGATATTCCTTCTCTCTGATTAATAAGAAAGACAATATTTCCTTATCCTACCAAGGCTATCTGTCCTTTTATAGGCATATCATTTAAATTGTGGGATCTACCCTGATAACTCCAAAGAAACCATGGTTGAAAGATGATGCCATCCATTCCTTTAGAAGTATGTTGGTAAACATATTCATGTACATTGTTGATTGCCCTAGTGAATATGTGATGCACATTGAATTGCGTGCTCTTATGTTGTACATCAGACATGGGTGCTAAAGTCAAtgattcttgttttccttttcaaTCATGTACTCAGGTTTCCTAGTCAAATCGTAGCATCCGCTCGTCATTTTCTTAATGGGCACTTTAAGCTGATTCTAATCTCATATATTTGACAGAGACCTTGGTGCACTCTACACTTGAACCTTGTGATGATGCAGATTTCACTTTCTCGGTGAATTTCAACCTGAAAGATCATAATGTATATGTTCGATGCCGTCCTCATCTTCGGGATTTTATGGATAGAGTATCCAGCCTATTTGAGATTATCATATTTACTGCAAGCCAAAGCATTTATGCTGAGAAGCTTCTGAATGTGCTTGATCCAAAGAGAAAAGTATTTAGGCATCGTGTTTACCGTGAGTCATGTGTATTTGTTGATGGCAATTACCTTAAAGATCTGTCAGTTCTTGGCCGTGATTTAGCACATGTGATTATCATCGACAACTCTCCGCAGGTGCTATGACAGAATCTCTCTTTGCTAAATACTATTTCCTTATCAAGATTCCTGATCCCCGCTCTTCCTGGTCCTTTTTGGTTCTTTCACATGATAAGTCCTGTTcctttgatttcttctttaaaGCAACCTGCACCATGAACAATTACAAGAACTATGAAACTTTCATGTTCATGAAAGCTGGAAAGAAACTTGTTAGTGGCTGGGCTTCCTCTCCTGTTTCTTAAAATGATTGAACTAATAATCTTCCTTGGTAGTATTGCTGAAAGCTTTAATACAAACCTTTTCAAAAATAGGTTGATGAAAGCTTATATATTGTCTTCATATTGGAATTTTCACACTGGATCACTTTCTTTGAGCATTATCTTGTATGGTAATGTGTTAATAATTGACAACTGCTTGAGTACTTGATGTGCTTTTGCGGGCAATTTATTCCTGCTTAGAATTATGTCATTCTTCAGTTTGTTATACTGATGTGGACGGTTTTATTTTCAGGCATTTGGATTCCAGGTGGACAATGGTATTCCAATTGAGAGCTGGTTTGATGACCGCTCTGACAATGACTTGCTCTCGTTGCTCCCATTTCTGGAAAGCTTAGTTGGAGTTGAAGACGTTAGACCAATTATTGCAAGCAAATTCAACCTTCGCGATAGAATAGCTGCTGCTGCTACTTGTCCTTTTAACTCTATTAGAGGTGATGCATTTGAGAGATAAGGAATCCGTGTCTTTATAGATTCAGTCTTGGTTACTTGAATTTTAGATTTCAATGGCTCTCGATGAGTTGCAGGAATCAGTTCTAATGTACCTTTGCGGATGTGAGTTTGCTAGAGGCTGATCTCTAATGTTGGTTAATTTATGTAATTCACATTTATGTAATGGTGCCATAACGACGCTTGAGATTGGAGGAAACTTCTCAATAAGGCTGTATCTGAAACGTTGAAATCTATCTCTTAACCTTAGTTTTTCTTTAACTACTCGgttgcatttttttttttaaaatcatttataCATGCTCTGTATAAGATGTGGCGGTTCAGGGACACTCGGTAAGATTTTTCTTGTAATGGTGCTATAACTTGGGGTGAGTGTTCGGGTAGTTCGGAAGATATGAAAAATTTCGatttgaattttcaattttcgGATTGAAGAAATTGCTTGCTAGGTCAACCTTATGGATAGCTTAGTGTAAGGATTCAAGTCCAATCCAAATAAACTTGGATTGGATTGGATTTTTCAGTTCGATTTCGAGTTAATTAGTTTGAATATTATAGGTTTTCAACTTTGAACCTATAAGTTGAGCTTttctttttacaaaaacaaaaaaataaaaaataaatttataaacaTCAAAATAAGGTATTGTCACGATCGAAAACCCCTCCTTAGGAATTGTGATGACACCTATTTTTtggaactaggtaagcctaacacttactgaattaataacATATTTTAACCAATGAATTAATAAACATGAACTAGAAATTTCTATACATAGCCAACAAACGTCAATAGATGTACAATATCCCAAAACCGGTAATACAAGTTACAAGCTCTATTGAGTTCATTATAAAATCTCTAAGTGCAACTATTCCGGAATCGAAACAAAGTAAAATTGAAAGTGATTCCGAGGCCTACGAACGTGATGGCAGGTATACATTGAAGTCTCCACAACAATACTCGATCAACTACCTACTGATCCACATGCtccgaggtacctggatctgcacaaaaatgtgcagcagcTTAACATAAGGACTCCACATcgatacccaataagtatcaaaactaacctcgatggagcagtgacgaggaacagtcaaggcacctactagacataatagCCCATAAAGTATGAATATAAAACTAACAGggaacaaaataaatacaaagcTAAACATCGTAAGAATAACAATACAATACTTGCAAATGGAAACTGgaagcaacaattagcaacaaGGAGCAAACATGTAATAATGCCGTAAAGTAAGCAGAATACAGTTAACGTCCAGTGAAACCAAGTAAGGAAAATAATGAACAACTAAATAATCAACCGCTCTCACACAAGATTTTTACCAGAATTATCCCGAGGTGCCACATCTCATAATCACAAACCACGGGTCCCAAAtcacgaaccctaatcacttgcCATCTTGTGTCCACATTACcaatcacaactgcacggacaactcacgtgccaataccattaatacctcatatctgcacggacaactcacgtactatccggacaactcacgtgccaacaatagcaatatctcatatccgcacggaagactcacgtgccaataactcAACTCACGCACAGAAGGCAGGTGTTCAAAAAATACATGTGAATGATCAACAAACATCAATGATCATATTCTTGGATTGATATAAGTGACATATTACGGTGTATTCTTGTGCGAGTGTAGTATCATAGctcgagtcaacaagtaagatcAGAGACACCGAATGACACATTGGAAATAACACAACAAAAACTATaatatgcatgactcacacaaggtaggcacaccaccacacaaatatcatcaataacaatgcccccaggccattaTAAATCATCCTCGACataacccaccttgtctcgccgcgTGCGCGACAATAAAGTAAATTCCCGCCTTGTCtcaccacacgtgcataataattatcccaccttgtctcatcacatgcgcaaacccaacatatatatcATGCCTTGTCATGCcatatgtgcaaatatcaataataaaaatagcatagacaactcacgtgtaaACACCTCGACATAATaagccgtgtacacactcgtctcCTCGAGTACACATCTTTCACGTAGTTCAATTAGTGCAAACAAACCAATCCCTACGGGGTAGTTCCCctacataaagttaggcaagatacttacctcaaaaccctcaatcaatactctaaaatagcttttcctttataattcaccttcgctcggctcaaatctaaccaaaattaacttaataacatcaaataatgcaagagaaatcaattccaattaaTTACGCTTTGATCTTTGCAAAATTCTACAAAAGTCAGCAAAAGTCAACCACCAGCTCGTCTGGTCGAAACCCGGGTCCAAGGATAGATTTcgattacccataacctcatgagtctatatatatgttttgtttcaaaattcgagtccaaatcgactcttaaaactcaaattctcatttttcaaaacttagacagaatttctcaaaatttcactttgattctcacAAATTTGATGGTAATATGTgaaatagttggaaattgatccAAATTAGTTACCCCATGATTGTAGATGAAAACCCCTCGTTAAAATCTCCcccaccgagtctagggttcaaagatATGAAAATGAGACTAAAATCCCGTCCCTCAACTTTTATGTCCAGTCGCAGGTATCGTAATTGCGATATGGGGTTCACAAATGAGAGGAAATGatcgcaaaaaagaagaccctTACACCCCTGCTTTAATCGATAAATTGTTCGCAATTGAAAATTGTGGACATATAGCAAAAGCGATcaaattgatcgcaaatgcgaccattatCTAGCCCAGATCCctatcgcaaaagcgaacaaaatgttcgcaaatgtgaacctagAAGACCCCCGTCAAATCTCGCAAATTCGATCCATATCTCGCTAATGCGAGACCTGAAGCACCTGTACAAAACCAGCAGAACCTAAACTTTATCAAACACTCCGAAAcgcatctaaaactcacccgagctcttggggctccaatccaaacatcaacataagtctaaaaatataacacgaactcgctcgtgcgatcaaattatcaaaataacatctgaaACCATGAATTGGACCTCCAAACACATGAAATCAACATGACacttaagaacttctaaaaacacaaccgcacatccgattcctatcaaatcaattcggaacaATGCCAATCTATGCAGACAGGTTCCAAATGAAAAGATAGAtttattccaagtcccaaaacataaatTCAAATACGATATCTctgaagtcaacctacggtcaaacttatcaaaattctaagtctttaaattgctaactttcggcaaaacaacacaaatcaacctacgtaactccgaattcaattccgggcatacgttcaagtctaaaatcacaatacgaagcAATAGGAACCATAAAAACAccgttccgaggtcgttttcacaaaagtcaaatctcggtcaacattttgaactTAAGCTTGTAAAGTGAGAATCACTCATCAAAATTGTAACACTCTGTAAATTTTGACTAGGTGTGGACatgttaaatgagtattaatgtgacaTATTAGAAATATTAAGTCctatcgggatgattatgggtggaaatagttgttttggaatcaagatggagagtgaggtgcataagattcgataaaattGACTAAGTTTATGGAAGATCTGTCTTCTAGCAGAATTTAGTAAAATTCCGTTGAGAACTTGGgagaaaataaaacataaaagttgtatccATTTAAATACCTTTCGAATGATATATTATAGAGCCCAAACAGAcctttgtacaaaatgttatacGCATTTTACTGGATGGTGCATAGTCTGCTCACTCATGTGCGCGCCCAGCTATTctcgtgcgcggccgcgcacttgtGGCAATGCCATTGCCTTTGATGCGCATTCAGGTGCGTGTTTGGGCCTTCAAATGCGTGGGGCACACCCGGGAAGCCGTTTTATAAGCCCTACCTCGTCCCCCACACCCCAAAATAcgaaaacttgctctagaaagggaagaTCTCAAGTACCTAACCTCCTCCAAGGCCCCTacatcatccaaggtaagttttAATGATGATTCAAAGTCAATTTTAAttctccaacaccttattaacTTGGGCAAAcccttcaaatcattagatattcaatcaagacatcattgttgagaaaataaaccctagaactcgaattcaagagaaTTGAACGtcaaaaggtaatatcttcacactctaattgattatagcattggattaatgattatagaatctatgttcatgagatatgagttaatgggtttgatagaaaagcatgacaGTTATAGGTTTGGAttcttgattgttgattattgattaagggtgttgtttatcttatgggtgatgaagaatgaTCTTGATTATAgcaatttgagattttagaattatctaggagcaagagaatgggttgtCGGGTGTAGAAAAAACATAAATAAGGGCTATGAAGTTTTATtcccaccaagtgtttgataaaatgcctaagtgaccaaaacatgagtattattgctaatatggaatctaTTTGACTTGTATTACTAGAGATAAAAGTTGAAAAGGATTGTCAAacgttgtattacgctcaagagtaagaagttaaggtatgtgaggctaactctctatgtttgaaAATGTTAATAATTCTCCCTATACTACatttcttttacgacgttactTATTACCTCAGAAATATATTAAAGCCTAGTACCTTGAATAGTTACAAAACTTATAATCTCTAGCTTCATAaatcgttcatgactttcattctaaTGTTATGAGATTAGTGCGTactcaatatagacttgggtttgatgcccatgggtctcagtctagattactcagcatgtcacaaacagttgaagtttcagttttcataatcagttcatgaatacatgtctcagtctagtcctattcagtattccagtatcatgtaacttagtatgattcagtatttcagc is a genomic window of Nicotiana tabacum cultivar K326 chromosome 16, ASM71507v2, whole genome shotgun sequence containing:
- the LOC107786572 gene encoding uncharacterized protein LOC107786572 isoform X1 — its product is MQTKKKLNGRNPRELASPKVSRQQRKMSENVQTQAKQVKELITSTVRKQKSGSNFLKKIENYVAATDLDVRFGLVSDDTSAASDAHDAVHEYNTITINKDYNVETDSCTNDTIFSPTFHISRTIGGEISNRADIPKFIEQADQPLQEPGKENMEVDLLTSHFVLDEATDIGGQHISSEVSAVHLSIKDSKLECIDEFNQFQLPADVSMEEEETEEFDDFDPYFFIKNLPDLYSVVPTFRPVLLPKQTRSCPSTTLVLDLDETLVHSTLEPCDDADFTFSVNFNLKDHNVYVRCRPHLRDFMDRVSSLFEIIIFTASQSIYAEKLLNVLDPKRKVFRHRVYRESCVFVDGNYLKDLSVLGRDLAHVIIIDNSPQAFGFQVDNGIPIESWFDDRSDNDLLSLLPFLESLVGVEDVRPIIASKFNLRDRIAAAATCPFNSIRGDAFER
- the LOC107786572 gene encoding uncharacterized protein LOC107786572 isoform X2, with protein sequence MQTKKKLNGRNPRELASPKVSRQQRKMSENVQTQAKQVKELITSTVRKQKSGSNFLKKIENYVAATDLDVRFGLVSDDTSAASDAHDAVHEYNTITINKDYNVETDSCTNDTIFSPTFHISRTIGGEISNRDIPKFIEQADQPLQEPGKENMEVDLLTSHFVLDEATDIGGQHISSEVSAVHLSIKDSKLECIDEFNQFQLPADVSMEEEETEEFDDFDPYFFIKNLPDLYSVVPTFRPVLLPKQTRSCPSTTLVLDLDETLVHSTLEPCDDADFTFSVNFNLKDHNVYVRCRPHLRDFMDRVSSLFEIIIFTASQSIYAEKLLNVLDPKRKVFRHRVYRESCVFVDGNYLKDLSVLGRDLAHVIIIDNSPQAFGFQVDNGIPIESWFDDRSDNDLLSLLPFLESLVGVEDVRPIIASKFNLRDRIAAAATCPFNSIRGDAFER
- the LOC107786572 gene encoding uncharacterized protein LOC107786572 isoform X3, with product MQTKKKLNGRNPRELASPKVSRQQRKMSENVQTQAKQVKELITSTVRKQKSDLDVRFGLVSDDTSAASDAHDAVHEYNTITINKDYNVETDSCTNDTIFSPTFHISRTIGGEISNRADIPKFIEQADQPLQEPGKENMEVDLLTSHFVLDEATDIGGQHISSEVSAVHLSIKDSKLECIDEFNQFQLPADVSMEEEETEEFDDFDPYFFIKNLPDLYSVVPTFRPVLLPKQTRSCPSTTLVLDLDETLVHSTLEPCDDADFTFSVNFNLKDHNVYVRCRPHLRDFMDRVSSLFEIIIFTASQSIYAEKLLNVLDPKRKVFRHRVYRESCVFVDGNYLKDLSVLGRDLAHVIIIDNSPQAFGFQVDNGIPIESWFDDRSDNDLLSLLPFLESLVGVEDVRPIIASKFNLRDRIAAAATCPFNSIRGDAFER